The Coregonus clupeaformis isolate EN_2021a chromosome 13, ASM2061545v1, whole genome shotgun sequence genome includes a region encoding these proteins:
- the LOC121579677 gene encoding stromal cell-derived factor 2 translates to MDKCTGPAHFLLSSFLLSCLFGLSLGTELSFVTCGSVVKLLNVKHNVRLHSHDVRYGSGSGQQSVTGVTTVEDSNSYWNVRGTSGALCHRGTPVKCGQTIRLTHLNTGRNLHSHYFTSPLSSNQEVSAFGEEGEGDHLDEWTVQCGGSVWEREEAVRFQHASTDTLLSVTGEQYGRPIHGQREVHAMTGSSQHSLWRAMEGVYMKPSESPLGNMDYSHPLHTEF, encoded by the exons ATGGATAAATGTACTGGTCCCGCACACTTTTTATTGAGCTCTTTCTTATTATCATGTTTATTTGGGCTATCGCTCGGAACGGAACTGAGCTTTGTGACTTGCGGCTCGGTCGTGAAGCTGTTAAATGTAAAGCACAATGTCAGACTGCACTCTCACGACGTGCGCTACGGCTCTG GTAGCGGACAGCAGTCAGTGACAGGGGTGACTACAGtggaggacagtaacagttacTGGAATGTACGGGGCACCAGCGGGGCCCTATGTCATAGGGGGACTCCTGTTAAGTGTGGTCAGACCATCCGCCTCACCCACCTCAACACCGGACGCAACCTGCACAGCCACTATTTCACCTCTCCGCTGTCCTCCAACCAG gAGGTGAGTGCGtttggtgaggagggagagggggaccaCCTGGATGAGTGGACTGTGCAGTGCGGAGGGTCAGTGTGGGAGCGTGAGGAGGCCGTCCGCTTCCAGCATGCCTCCACTGATACATTGCTATCTGTTACGGGGGAGCAGTACGGCCGGCCCATCCACGGGCAGAGGGAGGTTCACGCTATGACGGGCTCCAGCCAGCACAGCCTGTGGAGGGCCATGGAGGGGGTGTATATGAAGCCCAGTGAAAGCCCACTAGGGAACATGGACTACAGCCATCCTCTACACACAGAGTTCTAA